In Bacteroidales bacterium, a single window of DNA contains:
- a CDS encoding glycosyltransferase, with amino-acid sequence MSDLISVVIPVYNRSEALKATLRSIINQTYKNIEIIVVDDGSEEDIQTLIKAINDSRLVYYRLEHTNANIARNYGILKSRGKYIAMIDSDDIWHSDHLEDSIRFITNNKVEGIYGGLYLKNRNSNNIIKVIKVRLPYSTESMIDYLLKTVYGAQTSTLFMTSESVRKIMWDPNLNRHQDYDFVIRYSKVFKFLPKDGITVDYVFSPKKNIDFKSCINMISANKKDIDPQLYNSYHLSMLKSAIQQQADKKIINHYKKHAVKYKEYITFQFYASLKDPRNVFQRIYTRISFVWRVLTIDM; translated from the coding sequence TTGTCTGATCTTATCTCTGTTGTCATACCAGTTTATAACAGATCTGAAGCATTAAAAGCAACATTAAGAAGCATCATTAATCAGACTTATAAAAATATTGAAATCATTGTTGTTGATGATGGTTCAGAAGAAGATATTCAAACATTAATAAAAGCCATTAATGACAGCCGATTAGTTTATTATAGATTGGAACATACCAATGCCAACATAGCAAGAAATTACGGTATTCTAAAAAGTAGAGGAAAATACATTGCTATGATTGATTCCGATGATATTTGGCATTCAGATCATTTAGAAGATAGCATTAGATTTATAACAAATAATAAAGTAGAAGGGATTTATGGCGGACTGTATCTAAAGAATAGAAATTCAAATAATATAATTAAGGTTATAAAAGTTCGGCTTCCTTATTCTACTGAATCTATGATTGACTATTTACTTAAAACTGTTTATGGAGCACAAACTTCAACTCTTTTTATGACTAGTGAAAGTGTAAGAAAAATAATGTGGGACCCGAATTTAAACAGGCATCAGGATTATGATTTTGTGATAAGATATTCAAAAGTTTTTAAATTTTTACCTAAAGATGGAATAACTGTTGATTATGTTTTTTCTCCCAAAAAAAATATTGATTTCAAATCCTGTATCAATATGATTTCTGCCAATAAAAAAGATATAGACCCGCAACTGTATAATAGTTATCATCTATCAATGCTTAAATCTGCAATTCAACAACAAGCAGATAAAAAAATAATAAATCATTATAAAAAACATGCAGTAAAGTATAAAGAATATATCACATTTCAGTTTTATGCATCTTTAAAAGATCCTAGGAATGTATTCCAACGAATCTATACAAGGATTTCCTTTGTATGGAGGGTGTTAACTATAGATATGTGA
- a CDS encoding erythromycin esterase family protein has translation MPDIYTSIEENDTYVEWRFGGFLGNLQIEKRYYTGIKDSLIFINSGLDGFNFLYSSKRRIILPNSGNKLKIKFIYEYQPDPGSDAEMNFRLIFFTNNIVLKEFIGKVRPTIEAGSNVKAEKNNISTETYTYKIPPGANNIEVSFYSYDQEEIKDLNYSFNRNSDLVGAAYFALNRFDVSIDKKPLEKYIYNHEIPYSKAQIFEISKENSDSLIIDNDVRILGIGESVHGSGTFLVQSSSIIKKLITDGYDIVGFEASITDGIKLNDYIKGRRNDIKDILGNGVFNFYNDSVMIELFNELKAYNRMNNNKISVFGFDIPWMDETSNLTHAAENNFKVCEEEYFNAYLKNFYHKYYSYYVRDKLAFHVLMRHLRDQVMSENIFYLDSLLKKEKKMILMAHLGHLSKKRSTEPSVGYNLSERYGNQYAVIGMFTKEGTFFSNHFAGFSTNRITKAFPLSHPIGKSIEQLCSELGKNTFYMNHIKDMELLDRILYSRYIGAGYSVMQFAPINMRKELDMVWFTRTSEASRILTKKPD, from the coding sequence ATGCCTGACATTTATACTTCAATAGAAGAAAATGATACATATGTTGAATGGCGCTTTGGGGGATTTTTAGGGAATCTTCAGATAGAGAAAAGATATTATACCGGCATAAAAGACTCCTTGATTTTTATAAATTCCGGTCTCGATGGATTCAATTTTTTATATTCTTCCAAGAGGAGAATCATTCTTCCGAATAGTGGAAATAAGTTAAAAATAAAGTTTATATACGAATATCAGCCTGATCCAGGCAGTGACGCTGAAATGAATTTTAGACTGATTTTTTTTACCAATAATATCGTACTTAAGGAGTTTATTGGAAAAGTTCGACCAACGATAGAGGCAGGTAGTAATGTCAAAGCAGAGAAAAATAATATTTCTACAGAGACCTACACATATAAAATTCCCCCGGGAGCGAATAATATAGAAGTATCATTTTACTCATATGATCAGGAAGAAATCAAAGATTTAAATTACTCTTTCAACCGAAATTCCGACCTGGTAGGAGCAGCTTATTTTGCTTTAAACAGATTTGACGTAAGTATTGACAAAAAACCTCTTGAGAAATATATTTATAATCATGAAATACCTTATTCGAAGGCGCAAATTTTTGAGATATCAAAAGAAAATAGCGATAGTTTGATAATTGATAATGATGTAAGGATCCTCGGCATAGGAGAAAGTGTACATGGAAGCGGTACATTTCTCGTACAGAGTTCATCAATCATTAAAAAACTGATCACAGATGGGTACGATATTGTGGGTTTTGAAGCGTCTATAACAGATGGAATAAAGCTAAACGATTATATAAAAGGAAGGAGAAATGATATAAAAGATATTTTAGGTAATGGGGTATTTAACTTTTATAATGATTCTGTTATGATAGAGCTGTTTAATGAATTAAAAGCATATAACAGAATGAACAATAATAAAATTTCGGTTTTTGGATTTGATATTCCCTGGATGGATGAAACAAGCAACTTAACACATGCAGCAGAAAATAATTTTAAGGTTTGTGAAGAAGAATACTTTAATGCTTACTTGAAAAATTTCTACCATAAGTATTATTCTTATTATGTCAGGGATAAACTAGCTTTTCATGTATTAATGCGCCATCTAAGAGATCAAGTAATGAGTGAGAATATATTTTATTTAGATAGTCTTCTTAAGAAAGAAAAGAAAATGATTCTTATGGCACATCTGGGACATCTGAGTAAGAAAAGGTCAACTGAGCCTTCTGTAGGTTATAACCTTTCTGAAAGGTATGGAAATCAATATGCGGTAATTGGGATGTTTACAAAAGAAGGGACTTTTTTTTCCAATCATTTTGCTGGTTTTAGTACAAACAGAATTACAAAAGCTTTTCCACTTTCCCATCCTATAGGGAAAAGTATCGAACAACTTTGCTCCGAATTAGGGAAAAACACTTTTTATATGAATCATATCAAAGATATGGAACTATTAGACAGAATTTTGTATTCACGTTATATAGGTGCAGGTTACTCTGTTATGCAATTTGCTCCAATAAATATGCGCAAGGAGTTGGATA